AGCCACGGCGTAGAGGTCGTGGACCTGGACCTGCAGGAGTGCGTCGACATAATGAATGAGTTCGTCGAGGCCGAGCCTACCCTCTGGAACGAGGACATTATGGAGCTGTAAATTAGCTTTCAGCCTAGCAAAGCAGAACGTCATGTCTCCCGCTGGTCGACATGACGTTCTGCTTTTTGGCGTTGCTTACAAGGCGTGCGGGCTGCAAACTATCTTTTATTCTTCCCCTTCTATTGCTTTTATAGCCCCTGCATACGTGGTTAGCAACCAGCTTCTGCCCGTCCCGCACCCCTGTATTCTGCCCGTATGCCCTCTTCTACTGCCCGTTTCACGGCCGCTCTGGCAACATTCGACGCGGCCAATGCCGAAGACCCTAACCAGGATACCGACGCTGAAGGCCGTAGCTGGCCTAAGGAGCTGCTCTACGGGCACCGCATGAGTGCCTGTCTGGCCCGGGTAGCTCCCGAAGCCCCTGAGGCCGTGCATCTGGCCGCCCGCTGCCAGCACATTCGCCGCTGGGCTATTCCCCGGGCCGATTTTCCGATGGACCGGGCGGGCTACCACCAGTGGCGCAACACGCTCAAGAAATATCACGCCCAGGTGGCCGGCGAGTTGCTGGCTGAGGTGGGCTACGAGGCAGCGACCATCGAACGGGTGCAGGCCCTGCTGCAAAAGCAGCAGCTCAGCCGGGACGCCGACGTGCAGCTGCTGGAAGACGTTATCTGCCTGGTGTTTCTGGAATACTACTTCCTCGACTTTGCCCGCCAGCACCCGGAAGAGAAGGTCATCGACATCGTGCAGAAAACCTGGCGCAAGATGACCGCGCGCGGGCACGAGTTGGCCCTGCAGCTACCCCTGCCCGCTGATGCTCAGGCACTGGTAGCCCGGGCCCTGGCATAATCCAGGGCCGGTACTTCCCGACCCAGTCCCACCACGTCGCCGATGACGATGAGGGCCGGATAGGTAATGCCGTGGGTGGCTACTAACTTGGGCAGGTGGCCGACCGGACCCGTAGCACACCGGCGCTGGGGTAAGGTAAGATGCTGGACCACGGCGGCGGGTGTGTCGCCTTTGCCCATCTGGCAGTAGGCGGCGGCAATTTCGGCGGCTTTTTTCAGGCCCATGTAAATGACCACCGTGGAGTTGCTTTGCATGGCCAGGCGCAGGTCGGCCGACAGAGAGCCGTCTTTTTTGGTGCCCGTCAGCATCCACACACCTTCACTGACGATGCGGTGGGTCAGGGGAATATCCTCGAAACCTAGGGCCTGCATGCTCGAAATACCGGGAATGTAGTGCGTGGCAATGCCATGGCTGCGGGCAAACAACACTTCCTCGAAGCCCCGCCCAAAAATGTAGGGGTCGCCGCCCTTGAGCCGGATAACCCGGCCGCGGGTCAGGGCTTTTTCCAGGATCAGTTCGTGAATGGTTTCCTGGGGCGTGTACTCGCCGTAGGGCTTTTTACCCACATAAATGCACTCACAATCAGCCGGAGCTAGGGCCAGCAGTTCCTGGTTAGCCAGGTTGTCATAGAGAATCACCGGGGCCGCCTGCAGCACCCGGTAGGCCTTCAGTGTGAGCAATTCCGGGTCGCCGGGGCCTGCTCCTACTACGTACAGTTCCGGGCCCATGCCGGCCGCGCTTTCCTGCTTGCTACTCAAGGGTTTTATTTTTTTGGTCGGAAGAAAAAAGCAGGCTGCGTACCTGCACGGTAGCCAGGGCCGCGGCGGCCAGCAAGGCGCCCACAGCCAAGCGCCGCCACCGCCGCGTGGCCGGCACTTCGAAGCCGGGGCCGCCAGCCAGCCCGGCTGTCACGGCATTCAGGGTACGGACCTTGGCGGCAAAGTCGCCGGCGAGCTGCTGCCGGATGGCGGGCATCTTCTGCAGCACCGCATCGAGCTCCTCGGGTAGGGCTTCTTCCAGCACAGCCCGCACCCGCTTGGCCACCGTGGGCGACTGGCCATTGGTGGAAACCGCAATTTTCAACGCCCCTTTCTGCACCACTGATGACAGGTAAAAGTCGCACAGCGGGGGCGTGTCGGCCACGTTCACGAGCAGGCGGCGGTGGCGGGCGGCGGCTTTGATGCGCGCGTGCAGGGCCGGGTCGTCGGTGGCGGCAAATACAATATCCGCTTCATCGAGCAGGTCGTCGGCGTAGGGCTCCGTGCGCAACTGCACCGCTGGGTAGCGGGCCGCCAGCTCCCGCAGCGCGGGCAAAAAGGTAATGCTGACGACCGTTACGGCCGTGGCCGGGCTGCTGCGCAGGATAGCGGTGAGTTTCTCTAAACCCACGTTGCCGCCGCCAACGAGCAGCACCCGCAGCTGCTCCAGCTTGAGAAAGACCGGAAAAAGGGGGTTGGCGCTGGGTGGGGGTAGCATGGGACCGGGAATGATAGAAGATGAAAAGCAAGACCGTACGTCAGACCGCCTACGTAGCTGCTGCCCGGCCCAAGCTCATTCCCACCGCTACCGGCTCTTCCCAGAACGCAAATTCCGTCGCAGGGGCCTCGCAGGTTGGGCAGTGATAGTCGGGCACGTCGGCCCAGGCGGTGCCCGGAGCCACCCCCTGGGCTGGGTCGCCGTAGGCCGCGTCGTATACCGTCAGGCAGTGGCGGCAGCGCGGTAGGGCCGCAGCGGGGTTAGTAGATTCCGCGGCGAGGTGGGCAGGGAGTTCTTCTGCTCGTTCCAGTGTTTCGGTTTCTGCCTGGGCGTAGAACTGCTGGCATAGTTCGCTCAGATACCAGCCCAGCAGGTCGCGGCGCACCTGCTGGCGGAAGGATACAAAGTCGCGGGAGTTAGGGTTGAAGTCGCGGGTGTGCAGGATTTCGTAGTGCTCGGCACCTGGGCGCAATCCGGTCGAAAGGCGGATAATAATGGAGCCGAACAGGCCGGTTTGGGGCCGGGTTTTGATGGCAAAGCACAGCTGGTAGGTACGCACATCCTCCTCATTGAGGTAGCGCACCAGCTCGTGCTTCAGGGCCAGACCCAGGGGGCAAGTATCCTCGACTTGCCAGTTGAGTTCGTTGGCCGCGTGCCGCACGTTGATGCGGTGGCGGCAGAGCACGGCGTCCCACTGGCTGCGGTCGGCCGGCGCAATACCCTTGACGACGAGCGACTTCCAGGGTGTAGTGCAGAGCTGACCCACGCGCGTTTGCAAACACACCCGGCACACATCCTGCAGAAAGGCCACCGAAAACTGCTCGTTGCGACGGTAGATACCCAGCCAGAGCTGCTGCCCGCTGCGGTTAAAGCCTTCGTAGTAGGGCAGCATAAAGGGCGGCAGCGTCAGGGCCTCCGCCGCCATTCTCGTTCCCAAGGGCAGGCCCGCGCTGACCTGCTCATAGAGCCGCTCCCCCGCCGTCGTCAGGTCGGGAAGTGGGGCCGGTTCGGCCAGCAGCACCCGCTCCACGGCGGCACTAAGAGCTGGGATATCCTCCGAATACACCAGCCGGGGCCAGGCATAGAGGTGGCCGGTGCGGGGAAAGCGCACGTGCAACTGCCAGTAGTTGCTGGTTTCGGCGGCAATGAAATTGAGGTGACCGGTAAAGAACGGCACGAAGGTCTGTCGGCTGTCGACGAGGTTGATTTTCAGCCGGGGGCGGTAGTCAAACCCATCCAGAATGTCCTTGTAGACGCCTTCCCGCAGCCAGGCAGCGCTGTAAAACACGTCTTCGCCCACGTAGGAACTCACGATATTGGGGTGGGCTTCCGGGTCGGGCTCGGCCAGCACCCCGGCTGCGGCCAGGGCCTGCAGCAACGCCCGCCGCCGGGCCGGCTCCACGGTCAGCAAGAGCTGCTGGCGGTGCCCAAGCTGCACCTGCTCAATGCCGGCCGCCTCAGCCGCCGCTAGCACGGCCAGCAGGTCGCCGGCCGGCACGATACCGCCGGGCAGATTTACGGCCACCACACGGGGCGAAGCTTCAGCGGCCTTCATACAGACTCAGCGTAAGTCACCGCTACTACAGCTTGAGGCGCCAGCTCATCGGCCAGCAGGCGTTGTACTTCGGGCCGGCAGGAACCGCAGCCGGTACTCGCGCCCGTGGCCGAGCACAGGGCCGGTAGCGTAGTGCAGCCCGCTTCAATGGCCTGACGCAGATTGCCGGCGCCCACGTTGTTGCAGCTGCAGATGAGCTTGCCGAGCACGGGCGTCGCGGGGCGGCCACTGCGCAGCAGCTGTAGACGTTTGTCGCTCAGCTCAGTACCGTTGGCAATCAGCTCCCGGAATTCCTGGAACTCGGCTTTGTCGCCGATGAGAATGGCCCCGACCAGGCGGTCCTGGTAAATGATGCACTTCTTGTAGTAGCGCTGGGCTTTGTCGATAAACACGATTTCCTCGTAGCCCGGCACGCCGGCGGGGCACTCGGGCAGGCCAATGCTGCACAAATCGAAGCCGTGAATCTTGATGATGTTCATAAACGTGCTGCCCTGGTAGAAGCTACCCACGTCGCCGCTGAGGAAACGGGCTACCACGGCGGCCTGCTGCTCGGCAGCGGCCGTGATGCCGTAGAGCGTGCCCTCGAACTCGGCAATTTCGCCCACGGCAAACACGCTTGGGTCACTGGTTTGCAGCCGCTGGTTTACCACCACACCGCGGCGGCAGTCCAGGCCGGCCTCGCGGGCCAGCTCCAGGTTGGGCACGGTGCCGATGGCCAGAATCAGCGCGTCGCAGTCGAGGCGGCGGCCACTTTTCAAGCCCACACCGGTAAGCCGGGTGCGGCCGTAGTAGAGCTCCACCTCGTCGTTGAAATACAGGTCGCAGCCCTGGTCGAGCATTTCTTCCTGCAGCAGCTGGCTGCCCAGCGGGTCGAGCTGCCGGTCGAGGAAGCGGGAAATCCGCTGGATGATGGACACTCGCACCCCGGTTTCGCGCAGGGAGGCGGCCATTTCCAAGCCCAGCAGCCCGCCGCCTACGATGACCACGTGCGCGTCCCGAGCGGGCAGGTGCTGCCTGAATGAATCGGCGTCGAGGCGGCTGCGCATGGTGAAGATACCGGGCAGGGCAGGCACGTTGCGGGGCACGGCCGCCCGGCTGCCGGTAGCCAGCAGCAGCACGTCGTAGTCGGTGCGCTGCCCCCGGGAGTCCACCACGTATTTTTCCTGGCGGTTAATTTCTTCCACGCTCACGCCACGCCACAGCGTGATCTGGAAGCCGGGCTCTTCCTCGTCGCGCATTTTCACCAGCTGCTCCCACTGCTGATGCCCACTGATGTAGTCGGGCAGCATGACGCGGTTGTAAAAAGGAAAGTCTTCCTTGCTGAAAATGGTGATGCTGTCGTCCTGGTTTAGCTCCCGGTAGGCCTTCACGAAGCCATACGCCCCGGCCCCGGCCCCTACCACCACGACGCGCTGCCGGGGCTTGCGGTACTTTTCGAGCTGCACGGCGCAGAATTTGAAATCGGGCTCCTTGGAAATCGGGTCCACTGCATTCGAGGTGACGTTGTTGGCCCGGTGCAGGTCGGAGCCCAGGATTTTGCCCCAGTGCATGGGCAAAAACACCACCCCCGGCCGGATGCCGGTCGTCAGCCGGGCCGCCACCCGCACACTACCCCGCCGCGACGAAACCGTAACCAACTCTCCCTCCTGCACCTGCAAAGCCTGGGCATCATGAGGATGTACCTCGATGAAGGCCTGGGGGCTGTGCTGGCGGAGCTTGCTGACCTTGCCGGTCTTGGTCATGGTGTGCCACTGGTCACGCAGGCGGCCGGTGGTCAGGATGAAGGGAAAGTCCAAATCGGGTGCTTCGCTGCGGAAGGTGGCGGCCACGGGGTGAATCTGGGCCCGGCCCGAAGGCGTGTAAAAGCGGTGGTCGGTGAAAAGCCGGGGCGTTCCGGAAGCGGCCTGGCCAGGGCGGTAGGGCCACTGCACGGAGCCGCGCTGGCGCAACTCGGCGTAGGTCAGGCCTGCAATGTCGAGCGTGGTGCCGGCCGTCAGGCGGGTGTGCTCCAGGTAAATGGCTTCGGTGGTGGCATAGTCGAAGCCGGAGAAACCCATTTTGCGGGCAAAGCGGCAGAGGATTTCCACGTCGGGCAGGGCTTCGCCGGGGGCGGCCACCACGCGGGGCAGGTAGCTGATGCGGCGCTCGGAGTTGGTCATGGTGCCTTCTTTTTCGGCCCAGGCGGCGGCAGGCAGCACCACGTCGGCGTAGGCCAGGGTTTCGGGCTTGGAGCTGATATCCTGCACCACCACGAACCTGGCTTTGGCCAGTGCTGCCTCGGCCTGCC
Above is a genomic segment from Hymenobacter cellulosivorans containing:
- a CDS encoding DUF4202 domain-containing protein; amino-acid sequence: MPSSTARFTAALATFDAANAEDPNQDTDAEGRSWPKELLYGHRMSACLARVAPEAPEAVHLAARCQHIRRWAIPRADFPMDRAGYHQWRNTLKKYHAQVAGELLAEVGYEAATIERVQALLQKQQLSRDADVQLLEDVICLVFLEYYFLDFARQHPEEKVIDIVQKTWRKMTARGHELALQLPLPADAQALVARALA
- the cobA gene encoding uroporphyrinogen-III C-methyltransferase, with amino-acid sequence MSSKQESAAGMGPELYVVGAGPGDPELLTLKAYRVLQAAPVILYDNLANQELLALAPADCECIYVGKKPYGEYTPQETIHELILEKALTRGRVIRLKGGDPYIFGRGFEEVLFARSHGIATHYIPGISSMQALGFEDIPLTHRIVSEGVWMLTGTKKDGSLSADLRLAMQSNSTVVIYMGLKKAAEIAAAYCQMGKGDTPAAVVQHLTLPQRRCATGPVGHLPKLVATHGITYPALIVIGDVVGLGREVPALDYARARATSA
- a CDS encoding precorrin-2 dehydrogenase/sirohydrochlorin ferrochelatase family protein, translating into MLPPPSANPLFPVFLKLEQLRVLLVGGGNVGLEKLTAILRSSPATAVTVVSITFLPALRELAARYPAVQLRTEPYADDLLDEADIVFAATDDPALHARIKAAARHRRLLVNVADTPPLCDFYLSSVVQKGALKIAVSTNGQSPTVAKRVRAVLEEALPEELDAVLQKMPAIRQQLAGDFAAKVRTLNAVTAGLAGGPGFEVPATRRWRRLAVGALLAAAALATVQVRSLLFSSDQKNKTLE
- a CDS encoding rubredoxin translates to MKAAEASPRVVAVNLPGGIVPAGDLLAVLAAAEAAGIEQVQLGHRQQLLLTVEPARRRALLQALAAAGVLAEPDPEAHPNIVSSYVGEDVFYSAAWLREGVYKDILDGFDYRPRLKINLVDSRQTFVPFFTGHLNFIAAETSNYWQLHVRFPRTGHLYAWPRLVYSEDIPALSAAVERVLLAEPAPLPDLTTAGERLYEQVSAGLPLGTRMAAEALTLPPFMLPYYEGFNRSGQQLWLGIYRRNEQFSVAFLQDVCRVCLQTRVGQLCTTPWKSLVVKGIAPADRSQWDAVLCRHRINVRHAANELNWQVEDTCPLGLALKHELVRYLNEEDVRTYQLCFAIKTRPQTGLFGSIIIRLSTGLRPGAEHYEILHTRDFNPNSRDFVSFRQQVRRDLLGWYLSELCQQFYAQAETETLERAEELPAHLAAESTNPAAALPRCRHCLTVYDAAYGDPAQGVAPGTAWADVPDYHCPTCEAPATEFAFWEEPVAVGMSLGRAAAT
- a CDS encoding molybdopterin-dependent oxidoreductase, whose protein sequence is MAHSAVALPSTCCYCGVGCGVLVEPDKQGDVRVTGNPDYPVNRGALCSKGLHLQYTVNDRRDRLLFPQMRYAKSRPLQRVSWDEALERTAAVFTTFIRQYGPDSVAFYASGQCLTEEYYVLNKLMKGFIGSNNLDTNSRLCMSSAVVGYKMALGEDSVPVCYDDIELADCLLVTGANPAWCHPILWRRVEAHKAANPATKIIVVDPRVTDTCTLADVHLQLLPGTDVVLHQALARVLIENGDIDLNFIEQHAEGFEAYKKLVFERSVAEAADLCGVAEADLRRAAGYIGAAQGFLSMWTMGLNQSVVGVDKNLSLLNLHLITGQIGKPGAGPLSLTGQPNAMGGREVGGLSNLLPAHRNLANAQHRTEVQQFWGSGPLAEKPGYTATEMFEALEDGRLKAIWIVCTNPLTSLPNVRQAEAALAKARFVVVQDISSKPETLAYADVVLPAAAWAEKEGTMTNSERRISYLPRVVAAPGEALPDVEILCRFARKMGFSGFDYATTEAIYLEHTRLTAGTTLDIAGLTYAELRQRGSVQWPYRPGQAASGTPRLFTDHRFYTPSGRAQIHPVAATFRSEAPDLDFPFILTTGRLRDQWHTMTKTGKVSKLRQHSPQAFIEVHPHDAQALQVQEGELVTVSSRRGSVRVAARLTTGIRPGVVFLPMHWGKILGSDLHRANNVTSNAVDPISKEPDFKFCAVQLEKYRKPRQRVVVVGAGAGAYGFVKAYRELNQDDSITIFSKEDFPFYNRVMLPDYISGHQQWEQLVKMRDEEEPGFQITLWRGVSVEEINRQEKYVVDSRGQRTDYDVLLLATGSRAAVPRNVPALPGIFTMRSRLDADSFRQHLPARDAHVVIVGGGLLGLEMAASLRETGVRVSIIQRISRFLDRQLDPLGSQLLQEEMLDQGCDLYFNDEVELYYGRTRLTGVGLKSGRRLDCDALILAIGTVPNLELAREAGLDCRRGVVVNQRLQTSDPSVFAVGEIAEFEGTLYGITAAAEQQAAVVARFLSGDVGSFYQGSTFMNIIKIHGFDLCSIGLPECPAGVPGYEEIVFIDKAQRYYKKCIIYQDRLVGAILIGDKAEFQEFRELIANGTELSDKRLQLLRSGRPATPVLGKLICSCNNVGAGNLRQAIEAGCTTLPALCSATGASTGCGSCRPEVQRLLADELAPQAVVAVTYAESV